A window from Calditrichota bacterium encodes these proteins:
- a CDS encoding DUF2007 domain-containing protein, translated as MPFCPSCGYEYVQGSTVCPDCGQPLVEEPQVVEASEEEWVSLHSLPGPVYAEMVREALARVGIPAVIRQDVISGALGSKGASAVGSEAVLLVPKRYRRRAATILHEMLDHI; from the coding sequence ATGCCTTTCTGTCCCAGTTGCGGATATGAATACGTGCAAGGAAGCACCGTCTGCCCCGACTGCGGACAACCGCTGGTGGAAGAGCCACAGGTTGTTGAGGCCTCCGAGGAAGAGTGGGTCTCCTTGCACTCCCTGCCAGGACCGGTCTACGCGGAGATGGTCCGGGAGGCGCTCGCGCGCGTCGGCATCCCGGCAGTGATCCGGCAAGACGTCATCTCGGGGGCCTTGGGAAGCAAGGGCGCAAGTGCCGTCGGCTCAGAAGCGGTGTTACTTGTGCCCAAGCGCTACCGCAGGCGTGCCGCCACAATTCTGCACGAAATGTTAGACCACATCTGA
- a CDS encoding T9SS type A sorting domain-containing protein, whose protein sequence is MRRACLFYALTALVAWVLVGPEAAQAQSGDELLVSNGWALPGGLDTLSISVKNATVIKGMHFKLVDSPDKLKVVGMEIKPRIASFRVDTTSRAGGFWVLMVPDTSTSSRLTAGSGDILWVYVLVAANATGGTNASVGFDSVRAAANATGNPPLTLVQKSGVFWFGRKGDVIYNGVVDLFDVLRMIDIALQRPPTPTAYERWAGDFDDNGAVDVTDIGKAIDVAVSGLPKAASVGDEAPGAFRGAIALTKGPEINHQQSQVSIDVESPVPLAGLELVLQLAAKDVTVSAPSVCGIANAMSLASKMAGDGLNVLHYSPSGVVMPAGRGTVASLVLTTARDEGEAIPLQVLHAVGATVSGQRVDLLWEQGAPRQGQVPDAFALHPSHPNPFAATTVISYDIPAQSSGAVDVQVAVYNIHGQLVRVLERSRREPGRYLVQWDGRDETGNSVSSGVYFYKLMAGGLTLVRKLAVLR, encoded by the coding sequence ATGAGGAGAGCATGTTTGTTCTACGCGCTCACAGCGCTTGTCGCGTGGGTTCTTGTGGGGCCCGAGGCGGCACAGGCACAGTCGGGCGACGAGCTGCTTGTGTCTAACGGCTGGGCCTTGCCTGGCGGCTTGGACACGCTGAGCATTAGTGTCAAGAACGCCACAGTGATCAAGGGGATGCACTTTAAGCTGGTTGACAGCCCGGACAAGCTGAAGGTTGTCGGCATGGAAATAAAGCCGCGCATTGCTTCGTTCCGGGTTGACACCACAAGCAGGGCCGGCGGATTTTGGGTGTTGATGGTCCCCGACACCAGTACCAGCTCGCGACTGACCGCAGGAAGCGGCGACATCTTGTGGGTCTATGTGCTTGTGGCTGCCAACGCTACCGGCGGCACAAACGCCAGCGTGGGCTTTGACAGCGTGCGCGCCGCGGCCAACGCCACCGGCAATCCTCCGCTTACCCTCGTGCAAAAGAGTGGCGTCTTCTGGTTCGGCAGGAAAGGGGACGTCATCTACAACGGGGTTGTGGACCTGTTTGACGTGCTGCGCATGATCGACATCGCCTTGCAGCGACCGCCTACACCTACCGCGTACGAGCGCTGGGCTGGCGACTTTGACGACAACGGCGCGGTGGACGTCACAGACATCGGCAAGGCCATCGACGTCGCCGTGTCCGGTTTGCCCAAGGCCGCCTCGGTAGGCGACGAGGCCCCTGGTGCATTTCGCGGGGCCATCGCCCTGACCAAGGGCCCTGAGATCAACCACCAGCAGTCCCAGGTGAGCATCGACGTAGAAAGCCCTGTGCCGTTGGCCGGCCTTGAGCTGGTCTTGCAGCTGGCGGCAAAGGACGTGACCGTCAGTGCGCCCTCGGTGTGCGGTATTGCCAACGCCATGTCTCTGGCCAGCAAGATGGCAGGCGACGGGCTGAACGTGCTCCACTACAGCCCATCCGGGGTGGTGATGCCCGCAGGCCGCGGAACGGTGGCGAGCCTTGTGCTCACCACCGCTAGGGACGAAGGCGAGGCCATTCCGCTGCAGGTGCTGCACGCGGTGGGTGCCACCGTCAGTGGCCAGCGTGTGGACCTGCTCTGGGAACAAGGGGCTCCGCGACAAGGGCAGGTTCCAGATGCTTTTGCCCTGCACCCGAGCCATCCCAACCCCTTCGCTGCGACCACGGTGATCAGCTACGACATCCCCGCACAGAGCAGTGGAGCCGTCGATGTGCAGGTAGCCGTCTACAACATTCATGGGCAGCTGGTGCGCGTGCTCGAGCGGAGCAGGCGTGAGCCGGGTCGCTACCTGGTGCAGTGGGATGGCCGCGATGAGACCGGCAATTCCGTCTCCTCCGGTGTCTACTTTTACAAGCTCATGGCGGGCGGCTTGACCCTGGTGCGGAAGCTCGCCGTCCTGAGGTAA
- a CDS encoding CPBP family intramembrane metalloprotease yields the protein MEQTPEHTPLPPHPHPSLGLSVAVIVITMVFMMLVAVGAAFFFQKSLLLAAEVSIIVPALIVTAAGRYPFAAVFRLRRAAFSHLVLGLLIGVAAAIVMDELDRIVNLLFPMPESLVSQVKQLLTIRSVPEGLSVVLFAVLGAGLLEEMLFRGFLQQSFERTLDASRGIVFCSLAFALLHVNPWTSIQILIFGVLLGLLAWRSNSVLPAAIVHATNNGLSVLAINMGFDQAPWYLWHGHVRPRLLIPAIIVLVWGVRMFFAAAPRQETTR from the coding sequence TTGGAACAGACACCCGAGCACACACCCCTGCCCCCTCATCCGCATCCAAGCCTGGGTCTGAGTGTGGCGGTGATTGTCATTACCATGGTTTTCATGATGCTGGTCGCCGTGGGAGCGGCCTTTTTCTTTCAGAAGAGTCTGCTGTTGGCCGCCGAGGTTTCCATCATCGTCCCCGCCCTGATCGTGACTGCTGCCGGGCGCTATCCTTTTGCGGCGGTCTTTCGCTTGCGGCGGGCGGCTTTTTCGCACCTGGTCCTTGGCTTGCTGATCGGCGTGGCTGCTGCCATCGTCATGGACGAGCTCGATCGCATCGTGAACCTACTCTTCCCCATGCCCGAAAGCCTGGTGAGCCAGGTCAAGCAGCTACTCACCATCCGCTCCGTTCCCGAAGGTCTATCCGTAGTGCTGTTCGCGGTCTTGGGAGCGGGCCTTTTGGAAGAAATGCTCTTCCGAGGCTTTCTGCAGCAGTCTTTCGAGCGCACGCTCGATGCGAGCCGAGGGATTGTCTTCTGCTCGTTGGCCTTCGCCCTGTTGCACGTGAACCCCTGGACCAGCATCCAGATTCTCATCTTCGGTGTCCTCCTTGGCCTCCTGGCTTGGCGGAGTAACAGCGTGCTGCCGGCGGCCATCGTCCATGCGACCAACAATGGCCTTTCTGTGCTGGCGATCAACATGGGATTTGACCAGGCGCCGTGGTACCTGTGGCATGGCCATGTGCGCCCGCGCCTGCTGATTCCAGCAATCATCGTTCTGGTCTGGGGCGTGCGGATGTTTTTCGCCGCGGCACCACGGCAAGAAACGACAAGATAG
- a CDS encoding histidine--tRNA ligase has product MKYQSVKGTRDVLPEEQPYWRHIEAQIYRICTLYGYERIDTPIFEQTQLFERGVGASTDIVEKEMYTFEDRGHDSLTLRPEFTAGVVRAYLQNGLHTRPKPVRLFSIGPIFRYERPQAGRFRQHTQFNVEALGEQDPAIDVEVMSIAWQLYADLGFQGLCFQLNSTGCPQCRPGYLKVLREYYQAHFREICPDCQRRLERSPLRVLDCKVDSCQPIIANAPPLLEHLCADCSSHFAKLRQYLELLGRPYTLNHRLVRGLDYYTKTVFEVWVQGIGAQNAMCGGGRYDGLIEQLGGPPTPGIGFGSGIERIILSMKEQGLSVPTLPKPQVFVASQGESARLVALRVLFSLRESGVATTFAPGDRSLKAQLREANRIGASVVLIVGEEEVAKQAVSVKDMASGVQEMVRLEQVVENVTKRLNALTHK; this is encoded by the coding sequence GTGAAGTACCAATCGGTCAAGGGCACCCGCGATGTGCTGCCCGAGGAGCAACCCTATTGGCGTCACATCGAGGCGCAGATCTACCGCATTTGTACGCTGTACGGCTACGAGCGCATCGACACGCCGATTTTCGAGCAGACGCAGCTCTTCGAACGGGGAGTTGGGGCAAGCACCGATATCGTCGAAAAGGAGATGTACACCTTCGAAGATCGGGGGCACGATTCCCTGACCTTGCGGCCAGAGTTCACTGCGGGGGTGGTGCGCGCCTACCTGCAGAATGGACTGCACACGCGTCCCAAGCCGGTGCGGCTGTTCTCCATCGGCCCAATTTTCCGCTATGAGCGGCCACAGGCAGGCCGCTTCCGCCAGCACACGCAATTCAACGTGGAGGCATTGGGCGAACAGGATCCCGCCATAGACGTGGAGGTGATGTCCATTGCCTGGCAGCTCTACGCCGACCTCGGCTTCCAGGGGCTCTGTTTCCAGTTGAACAGCACGGGCTGTCCCCAATGCCGACCGGGTTACCTCAAGGTCCTGCGGGAATACTACCAGGCCCACTTTAGGGAGATCTGCCCCGATTGCCAGCGAAGGCTGGAGCGTAGTCCTCTGCGCGTGCTGGACTGCAAAGTCGATTCCTGCCAACCGATCATCGCCAATGCCCCGCCGCTATTGGAGCACCTTTGTGCCGACTGTTCGAGCCACTTTGCCAAGCTGCGCCAGTACCTGGAGCTCCTCGGCCGGCCTTATACGCTGAACCACCGGCTCGTGCGAGGACTTGACTACTACACCAAGACGGTGTTTGAGGTCTGGGTACAAGGAATTGGCGCCCAGAACGCCATGTGTGGCGGCGGGCGCTACGACGGGCTGATCGAGCAACTTGGCGGCCCACCCACACCTGGCATCGGCTTTGGCTCAGGCATTGAACGCATCATTTTGAGCATGAAAGAACAAGGCCTGTCGGTCCCGACGCTGCCCAAGCCCCAGGTTTTTGTTGCGTCGCAGGGGGAAAGCGCTCGGCTGGTGGCCCTGCGGGTCCTCTTCTCGTTGCGCGAAAGCGGGGTGGCAACCACCTTTGCCCCCGGTGATCGAAGCCTCAAGGCACAGCTACGTGAGGCAAACCGCATAGGGGCAAGCGTGGTCCTCATCGTCGGTGAGGAAGAAGTGGCCAAACAGGCGGTCAGCGTCAAGGACATGGCCAGTGGCGTTCAGGAGATGGTGCGCTTAGAGCAGGTGGTGGAGAACGTGACCAAGAGGCTGAACGCCCTGACGCACAAGTGA
- a CDS encoding SpoIID/LytB domain-containing protein: MQAPANSREPIVRIGMIRGTDKVTFRCSEPCALCDREGKVHGEIAADRAYEITIRESVPAHIDYFVRLAICEDELGARQAVAKEAEKGWPLTYRQVGLVVDVGASTVDNREYWVLAGPFPTEKDAVEFRRLHGIPAVYLVVEQAVRPPRAVLECAGHRLQDVVRIVPRPGRKGVITLANVVVGVEFHWQHLEDQLLFGTLEVAVNNQGRLVAIDELLMEDYLASVNSSEMTTDCPENLLRAQTVAARATVLATMGKHHAAEPFHLCADDHCQRYWGAGYVMERSTRAALDTRGEVLLFQGKVCDARYSKICGGVAEDYANVWDERHVPYLVPFVDGKEPVSFPIDDEAKARAFIESSPDVFCNTERYPVPASLGDSNRLFRWEVSYTRQELQELIARKTGIDFGELIDLIPGRRGASGRLMSLQVVGSKHSFTVGKELEIRRILSETHLYSACFYVAREVDTQGRVQRFVLRGAGWGHGVGLCQVGATTMAAQGYDYRAILSHYYPGTELVRLY; this comes from the coding sequence GTGCAAGCGCCTGCAAACAGCCGAGAACCAATTGTCCGCATCGGCATGATCCGAGGCACCGACAAGGTCACCTTTCGCTGCAGCGAACCATGCGCCCTGTGCGACCGCGAGGGGAAGGTGCACGGCGAGATAGCAGCCGACCGCGCGTATGAGATAACTATCCGCGAATCGGTCCCTGCGCACATCGATTACTTTGTGCGCCTTGCCATCTGCGAAGACGAGCTGGGCGCCCGACAGGCGGTAGCCAAAGAGGCCGAGAAAGGCTGGCCGCTCACTTACCGTCAGGTAGGGCTGGTCGTGGATGTGGGAGCCTCCACTGTCGACAACCGGGAGTATTGGGTGCTCGCCGGGCCCTTTCCCACGGAAAAGGACGCCGTCGAATTCCGCCGCCTGCATGGCATCCCGGCTGTCTACTTGGTCGTGGAGCAGGCCGTACGTCCCCCCCGCGCCGTGTTGGAGTGCGCGGGGCATCGCCTTCAGGACGTCGTCCGCATTGTGCCACGCCCGGGCAGGAAAGGCGTCATCACCCTGGCCAATGTGGTAGTGGGAGTGGAGTTTCACTGGCAACATTTGGAGGACCAGCTGCTTTTCGGCACCCTGGAGGTGGCGGTGAACAATCAAGGGCGCTTGGTCGCCATTGACGAGCTGCTGATGGAGGACTATCTTGCCAGCGTCAACTCCTCGGAGATGACCACCGATTGCCCGGAGAATCTGCTCCGCGCGCAAACGGTGGCTGCCCGCGCCACCGTGCTGGCCACCATGGGTAAGCACCACGCTGCCGAGCCCTTCCACCTCTGTGCTGATGACCACTGCCAGCGCTACTGGGGAGCAGGGTACGTCATGGAGCGCTCAACCCGGGCAGCTTTGGACACCCGCGGCGAGGTGCTCCTCTTCCAGGGCAAAGTGTGCGACGCCCGGTACTCGAAGATCTGTGGCGGAGTAGCCGAAGACTATGCCAATGTCTGGGATGAGCGCCACGTGCCTTACCTGGTTCCCTTCGTAGACGGCAAAGAGCCCGTGTCTTTCCCCATCGACGACGAAGCAAAGGCGCGGGCCTTCATCGAGAGCAGTCCGGATGTCTTTTGCAACACCGAGCGTTATCCAGTGCCCGCCAGCCTTGGCGACTCCAATCGGCTGTTCCGGTGGGAGGTGAGCTACACTCGCCAGGAGTTACAAGAGCTCATCGCGCGCAAAACTGGCATTGACTTTGGCGAACTGATCGACCTGATCCCCGGAAGACGAGGTGCATCTGGCCGCTTGATGAGCTTGCAGGTGGTGGGCAGCAAACATTCGTTCACGGTGGGTAAGGAACTCGAAATCCGCCGCATCCTCTCTGAGACGCACCTCTATAGCGCCTGCTTCTACGTTGCGCGTGAAGTGGATACGCAAGGCAGAGTGCAGCGGTTCGTGCTGCGCGGCGCGGGCTGGGGGCATGGCGTCGGCCTCTGCCAGGTGGGGGCCACGACCATGGCCGCGCAGGGCTACGACTACCGAGCCATCCTCAGCCACTACTACCCGGGCACAGAGCTGGTAAGACTCTACTGA
- a CDS encoding RNA methyltransferase: MAHPYAPRAVPISQNQLKYYRLLLIKKYRTRDRKFLVEGVRCIEEALAAGATLEAVVVAPQAMYVERAVRLLQALEQAGVTLLAADRRAFRTIADTVQSQGLVAVARWPYEPFAPEQLAARGILVALNGVADPGNAGTIVRTCAWFGVQGLLCDRTTVDMTNPKTVRSTAGAIFHVPVYDEVDLRAALPQLRERGFALYYADMHAPAALDEIVSAQAGVVVLGGEASGVDPELAELCDHGVRIERYGAGDSLNVAVAAGIILAHFARLTRRQGSPPPGLLGDRYA, from the coding sequence GTGGCTCATCCCTACGCGCCACGGGCAGTACCGATTTCCCAGAATCAGCTCAAGTACTACCGCTTGCTCCTCATCAAGAAGTACCGCACGCGCGACCGCAAGTTTCTGGTGGAGGGGGTGCGCTGCATTGAGGAAGCCTTGGCAGCGGGTGCGACTCTCGAGGCCGTGGTCGTGGCGCCACAGGCCATGTACGTGGAGCGCGCTGTGCGGCTCCTGCAGGCCCTCGAGCAGGCTGGCGTGACCCTTTTGGCTGCAGACCGCCGCGCCTTTCGCACGATAGCAGACACGGTGCAGAGCCAGGGTCTGGTAGCAGTAGCCCGCTGGCCTTATGAGCCGTTTGCGCCGGAACAACTTGCTGCCCGCGGCATACTCGTGGCGCTGAACGGGGTGGCTGACCCTGGAAACGCTGGCACCATCGTCAGAACCTGTGCGTGGTTCGGCGTGCAAGGGTTGCTCTGCGATCGCACGACTGTGGACATGACCAACCCCAAGACCGTGCGGAGTACTGCTGGCGCCATCTTCCACGTGCCGGTGTACGACGAGGTCGACCTGCGCGCCGCTCTTCCGCAGCTGCGAGAACGGGGCTTTGCACTCTATTATGCGGATATGCATGCGCCGGCTGCGCTGGACGAAATCGTCTCCGCACAGGCCGGCGTGGTAGTGCTGGGTGGCGAAGCCAGCGGCGTTGATCCCGAACTGGCGGAGCTGTGTGACCACGGGGTGCGCATCGAGCGATACGGGGCAGGCGACTCTTTGAATGTGGCGGTAGCTGCCGGCATTATCCTGGCCCACTTTGCCAGACTGACGAGGCGCCAGGGATCTCCTCCCCCTGGCCTGCTGGGCGACCGTTACGCATGA
- a CDS encoding response regulator transcription factor, translated as MRIIIADDVLKSQMQAYLALHRRHECEIAEDRQRVVTLAREFNPDVILLASGFDSHTENGDWADLVQELKQIAPKCRVIAITDVDWEGGESAARALGVAGILRRPLRQQKLLDLIGRGEQDVRVAGA; from the coding sequence ATGAGGATCATCATCGCGGACGACGTCCTGAAGTCACAGATGCAGGCCTACTTGGCGCTGCACCGTCGGCATGAGTGCGAAATTGCCGAGGATCGCCAGCGAGTGGTGACCTTGGCCCGGGAGTTCAACCCCGACGTCATCCTGCTGGCTTCCGGCTTTGACTCACACACCGAAAACGGCGACTGGGCGGACCTGGTGCAAGAATTGAAGCAGATCGCGCCAAAGTGTCGGGTCATCGCCATAACCGACGTGGACTGGGAGGGCGGGGAGAGCGCGGCGCGCGCTCTGGGTGTGGCTGGTATCCTCAGGCGCCCTCTGCGTCAGCAGAAGCTACTTGACCTCATCGGCAGAGGCGAGCAGGACGTACGAGTCGCAGGCGCCTGA
- the nadB gene encoding L-aspartate oxidase, with translation MASKHGNDVRCDFLVIGSGIAGLSFALKAAEHGDVVVVTKKERAESNTNYAQGGIASVFAPDDSFDIHLEDTLRGGAGLCHEDVVRMVVSEGPQRVRELVEWGAQFTVRQEGGKTVFDLAREGGHSRHRIVHARDHTGAEVERALIAAVKDHPRIQVLENHVAVDLLTEHQLGREVEAKAKRLHCWGAYVLDVAHKRVTPFVARATVLATGGCGQVYLHTTNPEIATGDGVAMAYRAGARIANMEFMQFHPTSLYRGPHATGRSFLISEAVRGFGGILRTSDGEDFMRRYHPMASLAPRDVVARAIDTEMKKRGEPCVYLDVTHLDPEAVKARFPHIYETCLRHKIDMTKEWIPVVPAAHYSCGGVMTDMWARTNLTGLYACGEVACTGLHGANRLASNSLLEAVVFAHHAYEHAVQFAKDAREPLPKFPPWDDSGTFNSEEWVLIAHDREEIQTLMWNYVGIVRSDFRLQRAFRRVRLIQAEIEAFYKRTTVTEGLIELRNIAQVADLIIRCALRRKESRGLHYTTDYPERDDVHWKRDTILCRRRLVAQHKP, from the coding sequence ATGGCAAGCAAGCATGGGAATGACGTGCGGTGCGATTTTCTGGTCATCGGCAGCGGGATCGCTGGCCTGTCGTTTGCGCTCAAGGCCGCCGAGCATGGTGACGTGGTGGTGGTCACGAAGAAGGAGCGGGCGGAGTCAAACACCAACTATGCGCAAGGGGGGATTGCCTCGGTATTTGCCCCAGACGACTCTTTCGACATCCATCTTGAGGATACCCTGCGGGGAGGCGCCGGCCTGTGCCACGAGGACGTGGTGCGCATGGTGGTCTCGGAAGGGCCGCAGCGGGTGCGCGAGCTTGTGGAGTGGGGCGCGCAGTTCACCGTCCGGCAGGAGGGTGGCAAGACGGTTTTCGACTTGGCCCGGGAAGGCGGCCACAGCCGCCACCGTATTGTGCACGCCCGCGACCACACCGGTGCCGAGGTGGAACGAGCACTCATCGCTGCAGTGAAAGACCACCCACGCATCCAGGTCTTGGAAAACCACGTAGCCGTTGACTTGCTCACTGAACACCAGCTCGGCCGCGAGGTGGAGGCCAAGGCAAAGCGCCTCCACTGCTGGGGAGCGTACGTCTTGGATGTGGCGCACAAGCGAGTGACGCCCTTCGTGGCGCGGGCGACCGTTCTGGCCACTGGCGGCTGCGGACAGGTCTACCTGCACACCACCAATCCGGAGATCGCCACCGGCGACGGCGTGGCCATGGCCTATCGGGCAGGGGCGCGCATTGCCAACATGGAGTTCATGCAGTTTCACCCCACCTCGCTCTATCGCGGCCCGCACGCCACGGGGCGGTCATTCCTCATCTCGGAGGCGGTGCGCGGCTTCGGCGGCATTCTGCGCACCAGCGACGGGGAGGATTTCATGCGCCGTTACCACCCGATGGCCTCCCTCGCACCCCGCGATGTGGTGGCCAGGGCCATCGATACAGAGATGAAGAAACGGGGCGAGCCTTGCGTCTACTTAGATGTCACCCACTTGGACCCGGAGGCGGTGAAGGCGCGTTTCCCCCACATCTACGAAACCTGCCTGCGCCACAAGATTGATATGACCAAAGAATGGATCCCGGTCGTGCCGGCAGCACATTATTCCTGTGGCGGCGTGATGACTGACATGTGGGCGCGCACTAACCTCACCGGGCTCTATGCCTGTGGCGAAGTGGCATGCACAGGTTTGCACGGGGCAAATCGCTTGGCCTCCAACTCCCTCCTGGAGGCGGTCGTGTTTGCCCATCACGCCTACGAGCACGCGGTGCAATTCGCCAAGGACGCACGCGAGCCTTTGCCAAAGTTCCCCCCTTGGGATGACTCGGGCACCTTCAACAGCGAGGAATGGGTGCTCATTGCCCATGATCGGGAGGAGATCCAAACGCTCATGTGGAACTACGTGGGCATCGTGCGTTCTGACTTTCGCCTGCAACGCGCGTTTCGGCGCGTGCGGCTCATCCAGGCCGAGATCGAGGCATTTTACAAGCGCACCACGGTCACGGAAGGCCTCATTGAGCTGCGCAACATCGCCCAGGTGGCCGATCTCATCATTCGCTGCGCCCTGCGCCGCAAAGAGAGCCGTGGCCTCCACTACACTACTGATTACCCCGAACGCGACGACGTCCACTGGAAGCGCGATACCATCTTGTGCAGGCGCCGCTTGGTTGCGCAGCACAAGCCCTGA
- a CDS encoding metallophosphoesterase has product MDRVRVWLCGTAVVMGVALAAIGGSWSSSADDSGKELRFAVLGDNRPGTRTARQPYVHKLLLKELKARKPIAVLNTGDIIVGGTDDSLTLRRMFEEFMKTVSPLEVPLHVAPGNHDYFNRPSRALFAEMVGKPYYSMDYGSCHFVILCSEEEGHVSRLSREQFLWLKRDLEAHRQMPHLFVFVHRPLYPVGPHAGDSFDKYPAHRDSLAALFLEHGVDIVFVGHEHLYHDATYGGLRQVITGGAGAPLYAPPDSGGYFHFIMVTVRGKEVLTEVVRVDDPYEKAEEAFRQRKPAEVLNLMDEVLNDSPDQSDAHLYKAVAYLQAREPGRAAEELAAFLKGEGRVAAAYERAGRMLLKHGLWEQARALYREFANDKPASPEAYLGLGESFFHLSYADSASLCLERAVELDSLAPKLRFLAGQLYENGKKVVEAIRHYQAAVRLGPETSYGLRAAKRLAELKPGQ; this is encoded by the coding sequence ATGGACCGGGTACGCGTATGGCTGTGTGGGACAGCAGTGGTCATGGGGGTTGCTCTGGCAGCAATTGGTGGGTCATGGAGTAGTTCGGCTGACGACAGTGGCAAAGAGCTGCGCTTCGCCGTGCTCGGGGACAACCGGCCGGGGACGCGCACGGCACGGCAACCCTATGTGCACAAGCTGCTCCTCAAAGAGCTCAAAGCCCGGAAGCCCATCGCCGTGCTCAATACGGGCGACATTATCGTAGGCGGCACTGATGACAGTCTGACCCTGCGCCGCATGTTTGAAGAGTTCATGAAGACTGTGTCGCCCCTTGAGGTCCCTTTGCATGTGGCGCCAGGCAATCACGACTATTTCAACAGGCCGAGCCGGGCACTGTTTGCCGAGATGGTTGGCAAGCCGTACTACTCCATGGACTATGGCAGCTGCCACTTTGTGATCCTCTGTTCGGAGGAAGAGGGCCACGTGTCCCGCCTTTCCCGCGAGCAGTTCCTTTGGCTGAAGAGGGATCTGGAGGCCCACCGACAGATGCCCCACCTTTTTGTCTTCGTCCACCGTCCACTCTACCCTGTTGGTCCACATGCCGGCGATTCCTTTGACAAGTACCCCGCGCACAGAGACAGCCTTGCCGCACTTTTTTTGGAGCATGGGGTGGACATTGTCTTCGTGGGTCACGAGCATTTGTACCACGACGCCACGTACGGCGGTCTGCGCCAGGTCATAACCGGCGGAGCCGGCGCGCCGCTCTACGCGCCTCCTGACTCCGGTGGCTACTTTCACTTCATCATGGTGACGGTACGCGGCAAGGAGGTGCTTACCGAAGTCGTACGCGTTGATGACCCTTATGAAAAGGCCGAAGAGGCTTTCAGGCAGAGAAAGCCTGCCGAAGTGCTCAACCTGATGGACGAGGTGCTAAATGACAGTCCTGACCAAAGCGATGCGCACCTTTACAAGGCAGTGGCCTACCTTCAGGCGCGCGAGCCTGGGAGAGCCGCCGAGGAGCTGGCGGCCTTCCTCAAAGGTGAAGGGCGTGTCGCTGCCGCCTATGAGCGCGCCGGGCGAATGTTGCTCAAGCATGGGCTATGGGAACAGGCACGTGCCCTGTACCGCGAGTTCGCCAACGACAAACCCGCCAGTCCGGAGGCCTACTTGGGCCTGGGTGAGAGCTTCTTCCATCTGAGTTACGCCGATTCAGCCTCCCTTTGTCTTGAGCGGGCAGTGGAGCTGGATTCGCTGGCCCCCAAATTGCGCTTCCTGGCAGGGCAACTCTATGAAAATGGCAAGAAGGTGGTGGAGGCAATAAGGCACTACCAGGCGGCTGTCCGCCTCGGTCCCGAGACCAGCTATGGCCTGCGTGCGGCCAAACGCCTGGCGGAGCTCAAGCCAGGGCAGTGA
- a CDS encoding PTS sugar transporter subunit IIA, translated as MKLREILSKDTIRIPLLSTEKDKLIEEMVDALYAAGKIEDREKVLKAVLDRERVMSTGVGDGVAIPHGKADGVKNLVASFGVTEHDVEFGSIDDKPVRLVFLLVGPYDQTGPHLKALSHISRLMHRPEFRARLIKAKTPEEVLAAIEKEEDACFGT; from the coding sequence ATGAAACTGCGAGAAATACTGAGCAAGGACACTATCCGCATCCCTCTGTTGAGCACAGAGAAGGACAAGCTCATCGAGGAGATGGTGGACGCACTATATGCGGCCGGCAAGATTGAGGACCGCGAGAAGGTATTGAAGGCGGTGCTGGATCGCGAGCGGGTGATGAGCACTGGCGTCGGCGATGGGGTGGCCATCCCCCACGGCAAAGCTGACGGCGTGAAGAATCTGGTCGCCTCCTTCGGGGTCACCGAGCATGACGTGGAGTTCGGGTCCATTGACGACAAGCCGGTGCGGTTGGTGTTTCTCTTGGTAGGACCGTACGACCAAACAGGACCCCACTTGAAGGCGCTCAGTCACATCTCGCGCCTCATGCATCGCCCTGAGTTTCGCGCCCGGCTCATCAAGGCTAAGACCCCGGAAGAGGTGTTGGCCGCCATCGAAAAGGAAGAGGACGCTTGTTTCGGCACGTAG